In Heteronotia binoei isolate CCM8104 ecotype False Entrance Well chromosome 5, APGP_CSIRO_Hbin_v1, whole genome shotgun sequence, the DNA window aatgtttttttggaCTGTACACTACCGAGGGGTCCTTGACCTGGGTGGAAATGCCACATAGAAATGTTCCAAATAAAATAACTGATTGAATGGATTTACTGTACATTCTATATTTTGGCTTTTGTAAGCTTGTTTGCTAGTGCTAGGCTGATTGCTGTGTACACCTACTTTGGGTATGGCTGCACAGAAGTGCTGAACAGCACACCATGTTTAAAGTTAGCAACATAATCTCTTACAAGCATTACTCACACCAAAGTACCAGCTCTATATTTGTGATATAATGGTTTTCCAAGTGAAGGACATGTCTTTCAGTTGGGTTTGTATATCATCCTCTTTAATTTTAGACATTACATATTAATCATAGCACCTTCCAAGCCTGGGGTATAATTTCACCATAGAGTTCAAAGCATGGGAAAATTGGGGCTCTTTCTGCCAGTTTGCCCCAAAATTCTACCCACCATGTACTGCAGTCCCTCACCCAAGCAGACCTGTCTTGCCTTTCAGTCCAACACAAGGCTGTTAGGAGGGGGTTGAGTATAAACAGACAATTAACTGGTAGTGTGTAGCCTCAGTGCCAGGGTTCCTGAGTGCTGTGGTTTAAATAGCAGCTCACATAAACATAGTTTTAAAATGCTGAAGAAATCTTTTATTAAAGATGCTGCAGAGTTCTAAGAGAGAAATGAGTGCACTGAAAATAAGAAAGCAAATAAAAGTTTCTAAAAAATATACTTTATGCCCAGTATGTTTAGTAGGCAATCAGCAAACAGGCACTGGCAGCAGTCCAGGAGGAATCAAACCAGAGACCTTCTGTCAGACTGGCATGGAGCCAGTCTGACCGACAAAGAGGCCCAGTAATTGGGAAGAAGTAGGTTTTTATAAGAAATTGCCCCTGGAGAGGTGACACCAAGAACCAATAGGGAGGCTCCTAATATCTTAGGTAATTCACAACATTACCCGTGCTGTCCCCACATAAAGTGCACCCAGAGAAGCTTAGATGGAAATGATCTACTGAGAAAGTGATGGGAGGAGTCCTGGGAATTAGACCACTCTAGTcccagacctctctctctctttctcaaggTTAGTTCTGCCTAGCCAGCCAGTTtatagtagtggttaagtgtgcggactcttatctgggagaaacaggtttgattccccactcctccacttgcacctgctggaatggccttgggtcaaccatagctctggcagaggttgtccttgaaagggcagctgctgtgagagccctctcagccccactcacctcacagggtgtctgttgtggaggaggaagataaaggagattgtgagccgctctgagattcggagtggagggcgggatataaatccaatatcatataattattattattattaaactataGATTTAAAGATTGCCTGTTATCATAAGGTCTAGAAAGCAACATACTGGAggaataaaatttatttttttattatagtTTCACTTTATACCAATAGCCTGTATGCCCATTCAGCTTGAAGGTAGTTTTGCAAAGTCCTTTGCTTCAGCACCTAGACCTTAGCAGAATATTGTAAGTTAACTTTCTGAGATGTCTGCACACCTCAGGAAACACAAAGAGGATTGCCACTTATGTGAAAACATTACAGTAGCAGTAACAGATGTGAACAGCGGACTCTGCAATATGGTAAGAGAGACAGGCTAGGAGGAAGGATTCCAGAAGGTGAACCATTTTAGTCTTTTACAGCAAAAATAAAGGTCTGTTGGCAGtttaaaaaccaacaacattttattccagcataaactgtTGTGGATGTAGTAAATGGATCCTCACTATGCAGTCATTTTATGTAGGAGgtacgaaagcaaaacaaataacTGGATGGAGGTTTGTTTGTATTTTCCTGCATAACATGATTGCACAGTGGGAATCCATTCATTGCATCTGGAAAAATGGGTTGTAGTCCACAAAAGTTTATTCTGGAATAAAAAATTTTAACTTTGAAGGCGCCATAAGACTCCTGTTAGGAGACAGGATATATGACTGCAAATAGGAAATATTGTAATATAAGCAGGTAATGGTTGCAATATTCTATCCTAAAGGAAAAGCACTGTGCTGTTTTTTAGAGCTAGTGTTAAGGATGcctaaagtaaaggtagtcccctgtgcaagcaccagtcatttccgactctggggtgacgttgcatcatgatgttttcacggcagactttttacagggtggtttgccattgcctttcttagTCATCTGTCCCTAGGTGATAGCAAATCTCTGCCCAGCTGTGAGCTGCCCAATCTGTAAGGAAGCTTGGATATGAATCCTGAAAGTCCTTGCAAGGGATTGTGTGCATGATGGTAACTGGAGCATTTAGACAAACAGCCATGTTCTAATAATGAACTGGATAGGCTGAATGAGAGGAGATGCCCTTCTAATAAACTGGTTTTCTTAATTTCTTTACAAAAAAACACTAGGGGAGCATTCAAAAGCCTGTTACAGAGCCAATTAAACAGAAGACAGATCCTAGCCTGCAGTTTCTTAGGCTTGGTGTTCTTTCATaacagagtggaaaataaagcaaagggGGAATGACACAGAACAAACAAGTCCAAGCCAACAGTGGAAGCAGCCCAGACTGGGCATTTGTGCCACTCAATTGTGGAAAAATACCTGGTTGTTtggagccatccttccttgtTTTCCTGTATAATTCAGACAGCTTCTCTGCTCACAAATAAGATGACTTTGGGTAATTTTAGCACACCAACCAGCTCTCTGCTACACAACTCCAGTCTGTGTTTAGTTTTGGCCTTCACAAAATTTAAAACACAAAGTTAAATCCCTTAAAGCCTGCTTGTCTAAGGCACTTAACCCAGAATAACAGCATTGGTGTGCTGGGGCAAAGTCCCTGATGTTTTTTAGTCTCATGGGCACTTTTGGATGGACATGAATCCTGAGGATGGGAATGGGTACCACCACAAAATGGTCACCACAGggggcaatcacaaaatggccaccatggagTGCTGGGGTGAATCACAAAATGTTTGGAATCTGCAAGCCACACATTTTTCTATGACATAATGTTTCTGAATGGGTGGTCTCTGCAAACACAAGGATGATGCCTCCTTAGTTCTTCTGAAGTACTTCTTGCTCTACAGAGATGGGGAAAATCAGGACTGTGCTTTGGGAAGGAGAAGGCTTTGCTGAAGAAACCTACTGGTGGGCACCATCGTTCCCACAAGTGCCATGGTTGGGATTACTGTGCTAGGGTAAGCAGTGATGTTTTAAATACATGGTATGCCAAGATCCCCCAGGGTTAAAAACGCAGCTTGGAAACTACTGTGGAACTGTGTGATGAGTGCATCAATTAGTTAATGGGGGAAGATAAACTGAGGAGCAAATCTTAgtctcttcttcctttcctttcttctccgtAGGACATGTATTCATAAGCAAAGCTGGAAAGGCCCCAAAAGATATACTGGATTATTACATCCACCATGATCCTGAAAAGAGCAACCTGGGTTTCCATCATCTTCTGCCTTGGGGCCTCACAGCACTTGAAAGGACATAGCTGGGACCAGGCAACAGCTGGCCCCATTTTCCAAAATGAGCCATTTGTTGTGGTATGGAACTTGCCTACAGCAAGATGTGAAGAATGTTTTGGGATTGTTCTACCTCTTGGAGATTATGGTATTGTTGAGAATAAAGGCAATGAATTCCGTGGTCAAAATATGACTATATTTTACAAAAACAAGTTTGGACTCTATCCCTACATCACATCTGAGGGTGAATGGCATAATGGTGGAATACCTCAGAAAGCAGACTTGAAGGAACACCTAGAGAGGGCTTCAAAAGAAATTGCAGAACTTTTGCACCCTAATTTCCAAGGCCTGGCTGTGGTTGACTGGGAGGAGTGGCGGCCTCTCTGGAGACAGAACTGGGGGCCCAAGACTGTGTACAAGGAGGCCTCTGAACAATGGGTGCAGCAAAGATTCCCAGATCTGCCTGCTAAGAAACTATCTTACTTGGCAGAGAAAGAGTTTGAACAGGCTGCTAAAGTGTTCATGGATAGAACGCTAACTATGGGGAAGGAGCTGAGGCCACAGGGGCTCTGGGGCTTCTACCGATTCCCTGAGTGCTTCAATCACAATTGGGAGAAAGAAAAGGACTACTCTGGCCATTGTCACCCCAAGGCGGTTCAGCAGAACAATCGACTCCACTGGCTCTGGGAAGTTTCCTCAGCCCTCTTTCCCAGCATCTATCTCCCCCCAAAGCTCCCATTATCTAAACACCAGCGCTATGTTCACTACCGCCTAAGAGAGGCTTTCCGAGTGGCACAGTCTGGCTCAAAGCCACCCATACCTGTGATCGCATATTCCAGAGTCTCCTACAGACACTCCCCAAGGTACCTTGCCAAGGTAAGAACTTAGAGATGTTGAGAGTGCACAGAGCAAGTGGAGATTCTTCCATGTAGGTGAATACAAGCTAAAGCTATTATCTGGATGGAGTGGAAaaatagcaactgtgtaacaaaACAATAAAGATATTCAGAATTTTTCAAAGTCTTTGTTTTTCCTTATAATGATACCAAACACAGCACAGacaaaaatatttcaaaaaagGAGTAGGTCCTACTACAGAGTAGTCATATTCCAAAATCAAGAAATGTTCATATCAGACATATAGTCAGTCCTTCATAGGCAGGAGCTTGTGCCTAATGAGAATTGTATGAAGTGGTCTTAGTTGACGTCAATTGGTTTTTATCACAGATAACAGATTGGCTTTATGAAAAATGTGGTCCATTAGTCCAGtgattcccaacctttttggcaccagggaccagttttgtggacaacagtttttccatggaccaggaaggggggtggtggttggatgatacaattgtgcactttatttcaattattacattgtaatatagaatgaaataattatacaattcacagcccagttgctaacaggccacagaccggtactggtccatggcctaggggttggggaccactgcattAGTCGACCAGCACGTAAGGAGAAGGAATCTTGAGAGCCAAAATTTTTAAGGAAGTTGGATTCCAGGCAGAGAAATTtacaaggaagaaagaaagaatgaccTAGTGTCTCTTATGAACATGAAGGACTGACTATATACCCTATATGAATATTTCTTGATTTTGGAATATAACTACTCTGTAGTGGGACttactccttttaaaaaatgtttttgtctGTACTGTGGTATCattataaagaaaaacaaaaactttgaaaaattcTGAATATCTTTATTTTGTTAAACagtagctggtcttgaggacaaaaggagattgaggaagaatcgcactgctacagcaccaaccctaaatctgacttttccctgcagccactgtggccggacctgcctgtcccgcattggtcttgtcagccaccagcgagcctgcagcagacgtggactattgcacccttcttaagtcttcgttcgcgaagccaagccgagcctTGCTGTTTTTTCACTCAGTGACATATTGTGTTGCCACCTTGTTTGTTGCATTATCTGGATGGAAGCTTGCTTCTTTGGTAAGCTTACCCTCCACTGATAGAATAGCatttttttatcctgccttttctcAAAAGTAGTTCAGGATGACATACATAGGTGCCCCTCACAGTTTATTCTCTCAGATAGTTAAGTTAAAAGAAAAACAATGGCTAAAAGGGATGTTGCACTCAGGTTTTTCCAGGTCAGATCCAACACTTTGTTCACTTCATTGTATTTGGAAGTATACTGTGATAACATGGAACAACATCATTATGTGAATCTGTGCACAGAAGGTCTAGGTTTCTGCTGTAACAAGCCAATACTTCATATGCAGTGCAATCTTAAATAGAATTACAGACTTCAAGtctgttgaagtcagtgggctttgaagggtgttactctgcttaggatggcactgtgatTTCTCAAAAATGACGCAATGGAGTTTAGGGCCAAACAACATGTTATGTTTTACACAAGGTCCCAATGGtcacttggcagccattttgcagctgtgaGTCCCTGGTGGTAGCTCCATTATCTGGGGCTGGCAAAGTCCTCCATGTACTTACCTGTAGCTCCTGTGGCAGGCTGGGTGGCCACTGCAACATCAGGAGCAGAGGACTCATGCCCACCAC includes these proteins:
- the HYAL3 gene encoding hyaluronidase-3: MILKRATWVSIIFCLGASQHLKGHSWDQATAGPIFQNEPFVVVWNLPTARCEECFGIVLPLGDYGIVENKGNEFRGQNMTIFYKNKFGLYPYITSEGEWHNGGIPQKADLKEHLERASKEIAELLHPNFQGLAVVDWEEWRPLWRQNWGPKTVYKEASEQWVQQRFPDLPAKKLSYLAEKEFEQAAKVFMDRTLTMGKELRPQGLWGFYRFPECFNHNWEKEKDYSGHCHPKAVQQNNRLHWLWEVSSALFPSIYLPPKLPLSKHQRYVHYRLREAFRVAQSGSKPPIPVIAYSRVSYRHSPRYLAKTDLVYTIGESAALGTAGVALWGDLSYSHSPESCKSLRHYIVTTLGPYVVNVTIAARTCSHQLCHGNGRCVRQNPDDLGAFLHLSPHHWEGEPTVTDFLDQEVSAWEHFQCHCYPEWTGTWCERPQWIDAINGVEFNLASQYHDICDTAHDNRVDVKSDVCPPSIYNEKAEFR